The genomic DNA TCTGGTAATAGCAGATACAAAAATTATGCACATAATACACCCTACACCTAATTTGAGGTATCATAATATTTTTCTCTCCATGGAAATAACTGTATACGCCCACTTTTATTGCCTTGCTCActggatgtattccacaaataaacatcaagGAAAAAAGGAATACTTCGCTTTTATGTCATCTCACAGAGCAAAATATCAGTTTTTCAATATGTTTGGAAATATCGGCAGATAATATAGCTCATCTctagttttggagtcatttaatgtattttttattgcggttttgtgtaattttgtatgtctgGATTTATTTTGCTCCCCAGGTgctgcaaaatggctgccaactgTTCCCCAAGGAATGGttagtgaatttctccattgtgagataataaagtatacaaaaatatatatatatttttgtgtagttattTTGGGGTCCATTAGTTGGCCATGTCTGATCTCGACCATCAACATTTTGTATGACAATGATTTAGCTCTAAAACAGCATCAGTTCTTTGTGGTCACCTCGTACATGTTTTTTAAGTTGCTGTTCCAACACCTTCAATGAAAATCTACATATAAGATGTGATTCTGTGGTGAAGGAGCATTTGCTTTGCtggaagcctttttttttttttgaaaagctaaaaaaaaaaaaatgaagagcaCCACAAATGTAGAGTTAAAGCTTTTTTATTACTAACCACAGACAAGGAATCAAATGTTTGAACAGAGAAATCTTCTTCCACTTCTGAGCTTTTTTGGAATGCAAAGCTGTATATTTTACAAAcgatatatttctgtttttacattTGCACTCATTTGTCCCATTTACAGTTAAAAATTAACTTTTCATGCTTTGTATATCATTGCATTTTGTCTGGATTCATACGACACTGCCTGTGTTCCATCAACCCTCAACAATGCCCGAGAATCAAATGCCCGATATGGTTTTATTGAGACAAGACACGGCAGGCTAGAAAGCAGTTTAAGAAATTCATAAAGCTGCCGATAGAATCAATATTCAAATGACACACACAAGGGAAAGGCAGTCATGAGAAAAATCTGTGGATTAGTTCCTGTAAACATTCTTAAAACATAAGATTAATAATCCAGTTCATTAAAACGAGTCcaggttaaaaaaatacaactttcCCTCTCGTAGTTTAGACACAAACCAAAGGAGTTCAAACAGGTTAGATTAAATGTCACCTAAAGGCTTTTAGCACAGACTGGATCAGTAGAGAGGAGTTTGCAAGTTACACTGGGACAAGGTGCACGGTCTGCTGCACATGCTCAGAACATGTTATGACACCAAAAGCCTGTTTGGATGTTAAAATAAGCGACAGAGAATCCTGCTGTAGTTTATCTACAGAGGTTAGCATAGAAGCACCAGTGATGGTGTAGTGAGTTCATCCAGTTAAAATCCCCAATAGAAGCCAGCTCAGTCTGGCTTCTATTTACTGACCCAGTAGGTCAGTAAAAGAGTCCATTCTGCACTCAACTCTACATTTCTGATCTGTTGTCCAGATCATCAAAAAGCTTGAGATCTACATTTTTTAGTCTTTGTAAAATCTGCTTATGTGTCATGAAGCAGTGGTCCCGCCTTCATTAATGTGTCAATCAAATTGCATGTGAAACATCTGGTTAGTAAACTCGACTAAAATCcaaagggctaaaaaaaaaaaatcagctaaaacatacagtaaaatGTCTATTTTGGCCGAAAAAAACGAAATCAAAAATGACATGTGTGAGACATGAGAAGCAGTGGTTTAAGTAAACATGGTCACAGTCGCACACACTGGCACCagggattagcttagcatgagcAGCACTATTCTCTGATAGAGGATCAGACAAGGCAGCACAAGGTATGACATGAGCAACATTTACCTGCTGGGGAGGGACTGGATCACAACACGCgacaacaggaagtgacatcacacTTACTGCAAGTCTCCAAACTCAACACCATCGAGTGTttaacatggaggagaaaaaccaacaaaaaacaacaaccatccTTTACCACTGGACAACTATTATGTTGCTGAGAGGTTAACAGTAGTATTAGTAACGTGTGTTTGCAGTAAATACCTGAGTTATTGGTCTACAGGTCCTTCTCATTAAGTACCGCACTGTAAACATCAGACGATCCAGTTCAGACttgcttaaaaaaacaaaccaaatgacGGAAGAAATGAAGGAAAGTTTGAGAATATAAGCAAGGTTACCGTGGTTACCACGATCCTCTGAAAATCAAATGGAATGGTTAGGATTGAACATGACCGAGAAGGTCTGATGTTCACGTTTCCTTGACAACCAGCACGCCACGTGTCAGACTCCTGATTGGCTCGTCAGACATCCGTGTACAGCTTGGTACAGAggtgagatgatgatgatgaaggtgtttATGCAGCGTCACACAGAATCTGCTCCAGCACAGTGAGCAGGTGCTTCAAGCCGTAGATGTAGCCTTCGTCTCGGCTCTGGCTTgggaaaacatgagcaaaatcaATCATCCTGACTTCCACTTGTGATTCTGCTGCTGCGTGTCCTCCACCCTCCTTtagctccacctcctcctccttatGGCCTTCCAACATGGACTTGTTTCCATTTGCGTTGGGCGTGTGGAGCGGCTCTCCAGGCTGCTTCCAGGAGGAGTTGTCTTCACACAGTTCTgagatgtttttttcacacactgAGCTGGCTGAGACCTCCACACAATCATCTCCACACTTGCCATGGCTCATTACATGGTGTAGGTCACAAACGGTGGACAGGCTGTGGTCCCAGGCCTCCGCCACCTCAATGTGGTTGTTGTTGTACTCTGCGAGGCTTTCTCCTGCTCTCTCTGGCTTTGTTTTCCCATCATCGCTCACAGATGATGTTTTGGTCACAATGACAGCCGAACACGGGAAGgacgaagaggaggagaaggaggaggggaGACCCTCGTAGACAAAAAGGAGGGAGCTAGCAAAGAAAGCTAGCCGCTGCTGTGACTCAAACCACTGCAGGATCCGCTGTACTTTGCGAATACTTGCTGACACAGCATCTTTTCTCAGGCTCACaccatttttaaagaatttgacCAAACCTGAGGGAGAGAAGAGAAAAGGAGGTGAACTAAAGCCAAGTTTTACCTCCAAATATCCAACAGACAAAAATTCTGACTGTGGCGGCTTTTTAGAAGCGCTAACGATTTTATGGATGAGGTTTGATGCAGTCATCGACTGTACTTTGTGTTTGAAGCAGAAAGTGTGATTTCTATACAACACTATCCTACTGTTGCTTTCTACTCACTGCCTGAAGATACCAATGctattttatttacataaagGAACGTCAGTGGAACCTTAGATGTTGAAGTTATGAAGAGTctgagataaaacaatcctttattcagtCAACCttccttagtgtgtgtgtgtgtgtgtgtgtgtgtgtgtgtgtgtgtgtgtgtgtgtgtgggtggctacggtttaagtttttaaaaaaaaataaaactcccagtaaaactctgggaAACAACAccaagaataaatattatctccctggtaaagacagtagctctaacaactggtaaaatgataaactacggggacgcattttctccgcctctgggtcctagtgcctgccgtcaATGAAACCTGTTCCGTTTTCCGAGGTCCGTGTGCGTTTAAtcagtccgtgtgtgtccgtgtgaaagtctgcatgtttatgcctctgtccatccactcttttcattatatccatgtcttttaaggcttttattaaatagggTCGGCTGTAGTTCCGGCCGCCGCCATTTTGGATTACATCGTCACCAACACGTCATCGCCTGGACTCATAACTGTAAAGAggattagtctattttctttttaaagtggtgttttttgtggctttagactcaaATTACATATTTGCATATACtatcttccctacaatataaataggttcacaatataacaattttttatagtttctgtttccactgtatccagaatattaataatatttctgAATAagttggcagaaatacttttaaacacttgctgtacattcagctgacataaaaatcatGTTTTCAAATACgcagaataattgtgaatttatcagtagcagttttaatattttagttaattttttgcaggcaccttttttctccatcaaatgtatttaaaataaactaaaattaaagagagaatgttatttaactgtcgaaccttgtcataattttatatagttttttaaattaaagaaaaaatgtttatggtcttggtctcgggcaagtcttggtctcagatagtgtggccttgaacacaacactagtctgAGAAGCTTTAGGTGtcacattacatcattaaaaacagaaaagatcAACTTTTGGCAGTCAGTTCTTCAGCCACATTCTCTCAGTGCGCCACAGtgttaattaaaaatacactataatccaggggttctcaaccttgtggtCACGATCCCATTTGGGGTTGTAAGACACTGGGTAGGGGTCGCCAATTTCTGgaaaagaaactaagaatattttctgaacaaattgaacccatttttgcttattgttacccttttctgcaactacacccaATTTACcaaattt from Gouania willdenowi chromosome 19, fGouWil2.1, whole genome shotgun sequence includes the following:
- the ipmkb gene encoding inositol polyphosphate multikinase, translated to MSAAGASVMEPSLAIGRLDLSSNSTAVGVLPDPEKPEALPVLPQGQTHLNGCVPLSHQVAGHKYGVDKVGILQHPDGTVLKQLQPPPRGPREMQFYSMVYEQDCCDPCLLELQKHLPKYYGTWSSPDCPNDLYLKLEDVTRRFNKPCIMDVKLGQRSYDPHASQEKREQQVKKYPLMEEIGFLLLGMRVYKVGSDTFDSYDQHYGRSLTKDTIRDGLVKFFKNGVSLRKDAVSASIRKVQRILQWFESQQRLAFFASSLLFVYEGLPSSFSSSSSFPCSAVIVTKTSSVSDDGKTKPERAGESLAEYNNNHIEVAEAWDHSLSTVCDLHHVMSHGKCGDDCVEVSASSVCEKNISELCEDNSSWKQPGEPLHTPNANGNKSMLEGHKEEEVELKEGGGHAAAESQVEVRMIDFAHVFPSQSRDEGYIYGLKHLLTVLEQILCDAA